The following DNA comes from Girardinichthys multiradiatus isolate DD_20200921_A chromosome 2, DD_fGirMul_XY1, whole genome shotgun sequence.
ttgcattcagggaccgtgggaactggaaatatctgtaatacatcatcgatattctatatatatgtgattggttttttcaccgatagaagcagctacgtgaatacacgacacgcatctcagaggagaaaatatgatcttgactgatttgcacagcattttaagaccgtgttggagatttcccatgctctcaacataaagcaaaagaaccgctAGACTAAGCAgcaggaatgaaaccagatgcaaaacgagccggtattttctgAATATCCTTGCAtcattaagcctggacttgttttcacatggactggactcgggtttcggtttctggtgcatttttgatttaaacatgtttggtctccatttattgaagtgactcacagccaggggcaaactggcatacggggtAACCGAGGAAATCCCCAGTGGACCGGTGGCttaggcatttcttattttgtgaatgtttagttttaatAACCGCCTTTCACAGACGCTGGGCCAGTGATTCAGCCCGTGAACCACCTGCCCACGAGCTGAATCACCGGCCCAGCGCCCTGCACAGACGCATCAAGTACAGAAGAGGCGACAGTTTCTGGGACGCTGATATTTTGCTGGACCATTGTGCCCTAAACTAtgccatatcaacctgttaaggataatgtttatttatatgactcatagcagtttttcccagtcagtcagtcattttctaccgcttattccatagtgggtcgcgggggagctggtgcctatctccagcagtctatgggtgggaggcggggtacaccctggacaagtcgccagtccatcgcaggacaacacacaaaaaaaccaagcacacactcattcatacatctaaggacaatttagaccaattaacctaacatgcatgtctttggactgtgggaggaagctggagtacctggtgagaacccatgcatgcacagggagaacatgcaaactccatgcagaaagaccccaggcagggaatggaacccaggaccttcttgctgcaaggcaacagtgctaccaactgcgccaccgtgcagcccgcagtttttcccatttataccttaatgatataaagcataagttctaatgtctcctttttgttagaataggacaagaatgctcatcgacacacattacaaagataaatggcccaaggtttgtcatgaatgacctgtggctggggcactaggtttgatggtggagcaggctgtaactggtttgattagaatccaggagcacacttagattacggatggacaccagctactacacaacgtaccagatagacaccacaatggtgacacagtctactgataatcactgagggagggtacatccattgcatcggagtgccagatataaaactacatgtgaccttctttcggggctctTCCTCATCCTTTCAAAGACAACGACGGTCCGAGACGAGCCtcggcgctgatctctgtaatcattcctctgcctaatttagattaaaggagctgaaagttagaaactgtttgagagtcgttcatttaagagtcagtgttagatagagtgtgatcgcttctggggaccaaggaccggagaaactccgagaggtctgaccgccaacagggtgcggcagctcggacaaacctctcctctgctccagtcaggcagatcagctctgctgcgtgctggcgaacagctgatctgtaacacatgaacatgcgctGCAGGGCGGCCAGCTGAGCTGACAATGAAGAgcggagatcagaaaaaaacagccCGGGCTACTAGAACAGTGACACTTATTAATCCCattaatgttgttgtagctcattatgaaggtttcttcaaagagccgttgtagatgctgatgactgtgggcaggaaggatctcctgtagcgctccgtcttacaacagatctgaacaagcctctgactgaagacactgttgttgtatgacagtctcatgaaaagtaataaatggagcccaaacatgtttaaatcaaaaatgcaccagaaaccgaaacccgagtccagtccatgtgaaaacaagtccaggcttaattatgcaaggatattcggaaaataccggctcgttttggATCTGGTTTCATACTGTcgcttagtctggcggttcttttgcttgatgttgaaagcatgggaaatctccaacacggacttaaaatgctgtgcaaatctgtcaagatcatattttctcctctgagatgtgcGTCGTGTATTcatgtaagctgcttctatcggtgaagcatgttatctttcaaaaccaatcacatatatatatagaatatcgatgatgtattacagatatttccagttcccacggtccctgaatgcagcagctgggaatatgttgttcagccagCTGTCAGTCATTCCTCACCCCCGTGATCCGAGGCCCCGCCCCctacgccaaaacagggccgaaagtttgaagccgaaaaaaaaatctgcaagtaaaaaaaaaaaaaacttgaatctgaaaaatagttttgaacttgtttttttccagtttcacattagtttttttttctccagttgcaaaacttttttttccagttttcacattttttggggggaggttcaaaataatttttcaggttcaaatgtttttcttctgaacaaactttatggccccaatttagctccatactaACACGGCTTTGCTTGAGCTCAGAGATCACAGAGTTGGTCTACTCCATGATGGTGATACCAATATCCTCAAATGCACATCAGTATAAAaagtgccttggaaaagtattcaaacccttaAACTTTTGCTACCCTTTGTTACCTTACAACAAGAAAATCGcatcttattgggattttaagtaaCAGACCGCACAAAGTAGTGATTCCCACTATGTTGTGTAGATGTtcggtctagactttgactaggccgttAAAATTCATTACCATGCTTTGATCTAGTCGGAAGGTGACGCTCTGcaccagtttcaagtcttttacagcctctagATGTatttttccaggattgccccatatttggctccatccatcagcCCTGACCAGCTCCCCTATCCCTGCCGAAGGAAAGAatcccccagcatgatgctgccaccactatgttacACAGTGGTAACTGTATTTTCGGAGAAAAGTGCAATTTTTGTTTCCTGCCACACCTAGCATGTTTTGCAAATAGgcctaaaaaaatacaaaaacaaatgttgataTGGCCTGATCAGAGGAGCTTCTTCCACTTGGATTACAAATGctgaaaacaggacttcttatggctttcttattGCCACTTGCAACAGCAAATGTTTTAAGAGAAATATTCTCCAACCAGAGTTGTGGATCCCTACagatcctccagagttaccatgggcttgTTCACAGCTTCACTGATTAATGTTGTCCTTACCCATGCTGTTAGTTTAGATGAGCGATTTGTTGTTGAGTTTGTAGCTGTACTTTTCAGATGAACTGAAGATTGTTTCAGGACCGAACCCTATTTTAAACTATTACACATCCTGTCTTGTATGTTTTTTGGCCTTTATGATGATGTTTGTTAacttatgttctctaacaaacctctgagtccttcacagaacatGTGAACTTCTGAAGATGGTTGGTTGCACAGGATTTTACTCATGGGTATCAGAATTATATTCAGTACTGTGGGTTGGTCAGTCCCAGAAAATCTCAAAGATCTACTGTTGAGCAGATTTCCGCTCTGAATGCGAGCATAAAAAACCAGAAGAGAGTCAGGTTTGTCACCTGGTCTTGATGGTCGAAGAAAGTGTTGATACAAGCTCTGGAGCTGGCGTCCCAAACTTTCACGCTCTTGTCAGATGAGCTGAGGGGAGCAGAGGGgagaacattttacatttcttacAGTTTAGCTCAGGCTGCTCCGTTTATGCTGGCACAGTGAAATGAACAGATTCAGCTAACAAAACACGCATGGGAAAGTAGACACTATCCAACAGAGACACGCTGGCTTACTGCTGACACAGCTACCTGCCGTCACATCATCATAAACATCCAATGATACAGCCAGTTATAATACATTTAGCTGTGGAAGAACTGATCCGTTTAGGGTGGGTTGTTCTACCTCGAGACAAAGTGGGTGTGATCCGGAGAAAACGCAACATTAAGAACCCAGGATCCATGACCGCTCAGCGTGCCGGCAAGGTTGGCATGTTGTCTGTGAAAGAGATACAGCAAAGCTTTAATCTTTCACCACTTACTTACTTCAATACCTagaagttgtacattttatgtttCACCCCATGTTTTACTGAAATgtctaaaaaaaatctaaagtacTTAAATGTTATCTACAGAGGGGATTAGGGAATTTACACATCGTATATTTTGATGTATCCGTCATCGGAGGCTGTGACCAGCAGCTGGGAGTCCGGGGAGAAGGTGAGGGATCTGATGGGCATGGCGTGACCTGCGGACACACGAAACAAAGTTCTCAGCTCCAGGCTTGTTTTGGACATTAACTCCATGGCTTTCATCAGATTGTGTGAACATCAAAACCCTAAAATATGCAGCATTTTTTGTCTGGACAGTATTAggtataaatgttaaattttattgtttttaatttcaaacTTTACAAACTCAAATTTCTAGAATGTTTTTCCAAGCAGATTGTTTATAGTGTTTTGGACAtctaagtacaaaaaaaaaaaaaaaaatcaccctgaattattttataaatactttatttattggctccacaaaaaatgaaacaacagCGCTGAAACTAGCTTTTGATTTTCTGGATCAACTTAGATGAGTTTTATTTTAGTACCTGTAACTGTTGTAATTGCTGAATTAGGACTGCAGTATTCTTTATCAAATGCAAATTCTTTCAACAATAATTTTTGCTTTAAGaacatttctgcattttatttcattcatttcaaatttctaaaaatattgcacttttaatGCGTtgttcagcattttaaacagaccCTGCCTAAAGGCTATGGGTCCAGCAAAATGGTCCTGCCCGACTTTTGAAGGCGTGTGCATTCAGCCAGTGAATCCAAAACCAAACGCTGATGGGTGAAATGTTAAAATTggggctgcaactaacaattattttaaactgtTGACAATTTTTTGGAATAATGAATTAATATTCaaatagcaaaaggtgcttaataggagatttacTTACATAATTTGAACATGGTGAAGCTAAAGCCATGCCGCTCGAAGAGTTCAAGAAAAGAGCATGTTTACCGACAAAAGGTTTTTcgtcttaaatgcaaaatgtatatattttttgtacaagtTTGGCCCAATTACTGCTCTGAATAAGTTCTTCTTTTAGCAAATGCCACATTTTAGTCTCTATACtatagttaatgattattcaatTACTCAATTAGTTGACAGTTATTTTAATAAGCGATTAATCAcgattgtttcagccctagttAAAATCAAGGTGAGACGTGTCAAAGATGAAGAAcgtcatttaaatataaaacaatgtaaagacCTCTGCATTTCTTAAGcatttttaggatttttttcctttagaAATGTGAAGACAAGAGAAAAGTCTGGGATATCTAATTTCCCatactcatttttctttttttccatgctTTTCCAGACCTGGGaaatagttaaataaaatgtcctACTTTTCCAGGCCTTTCAATACTGCTTAGGAACCCTGTCAAGTAATCTTCGGAAAAAAATCCCAGGTACAAACACTTTTGTCATGGCGACATTCCAGATTTTGTTTACAGTCAGATTTCTATGGATCTTTGTCATTTTAAGGCAACTATGGCTGGCTGaccagaaggatggatgggatgACAtgcttatccagacctggaaaatacttaaCTAGAATTTCATACTTTTCCACAGTGCAAAGGAACCCTGAGAAACAGAATCTCTGCCTTTTCTGACATTTGCATTATAATCTAAAATAAACTGCAacatttttaacagcagaattaaaatgttaaagaaaatgtCTCTATTCCGAGATCTCTAATAGACAAACTGCTTAATCCTAGCCTTATGTGTcaaagaattaaaaaacaaacatgttcctCGCCATCTGTAGGGGGCTGGCTGCTGAAAACATTTAGGATGCTCGATCTGTCAGTTTAGTTTTGAAGGATTATTCCTGAAAATAATCATAGAAATTGTAGAAATCTGTAATTTGGCCAACCTTCAAGTGTGTGGAGTAGCTTTCCAGTGGCAATGTCAAAGATGTTGATGATCCCATCAATAGCTCCGCTGGCTAAATACTTCCCATCGGGGCTCTGAGGAGCAAAAAGAAAAGTCAAATGAAGCTTAAATTGCAGTTATGGTGCAGCGACGCAGTTTctgccccttacagatttctcctgtttttgcttttttgtcacatgtaaatatttcagatcattaaacagattttaacaaagataaccagagtaaatgCATAAATGTATGATTCTATTTATTAGGAGAGGaaagctattcaaaccaacctggcccaatGTAAACTAGCTGTGCCAACCTTGGCGCCACCGACTGCCATCGAGTGTTTGTTATACCTGCCAATTAGTTTTTTATGTCACTCTGGAGGACTTTGGGCCTCTTTGTAGcagaattgttttcatttagcCACACTGGACAGTTTTCAAGCAAGAACAGGCTGTTTAAGTTCATGCCAAAGTCACTTCGGAACCTTAATTTTTTGTCTCCTTTGAGCCATCTAGATGGGCCTTGCTGGTGTCTCTCGGGTCATTGTTCTGCTACACAACCCATGTGTGCTTGAtctcacaaactgatggccagaTATTCTCCTTCAGTGATTTCTCCAAGAGAGCAGAGCTCATGATTCCATCAGTTACAGTACGttatccaggtcctgaagcagcaaaacagccccagatcatcacaGCACCACCACTACCTTTGAATGTCAGTATGTCACTTTTCTTAAATTACGTGGTAGTCTTATACCAGATATAGTGAAAAATCATTTTCAAAAGTCCCACTTTTGTCTAACCAGTCCATAGAATATTTTTGGGGGTCATCCAGGTGTTTCTTGGCAAATAAGagtggttctggccttggaacCCTTCCACGAGGCCACTTTGCtgagtctctttcttattgatAAAACATAAACCGTGACGTTACCTGAGCCaagtaaggtctgcagtgctttagatgtccTGGGGTTCCTTTAGTTTTTTtgggacctcctggatgagtcagcGATCCACTCCTGGAGTAGTTTTGGAAGGCCGACccctcctgggaaggttcagcACTATTCCATGGTTTCTCCATTCATAGCTCTCTCTGTGgttcccaaagccttagaaatgactTTGCAATGACTTTCCTGACAAACATCAATGACTGTATCCAAAGCTTTTCACACTTTAGCCTACTTCGTGTTATCAGACAGGTTCCATTTAAGGGATTTCTTTGTTGTACAGGTCTtacagtaatcaggcctgggtgtggttGATGGAATGGCACTCAGCTTTCCGAAGGATTTGGTTCATgagaattcatgatttaactATCAAGGAggtattactttttttttttacattggacCAGGTTAGTTTGATTAATGTTTTGCAGAGCAAATCTACAGGGTTCAAGTAATTTTCCACATCAGTGTACACATTGGCTGAGAGGGTGAAGACTTCAAATGAATGGCTGAGTTATGAATGAAAAAGTCAAAATTGTAACATAAAAAAGCCGTCAGCTGATTCTCACATAAGCTATGCTCAGGATGAATTTTCCTCGAGTGTCCAGGGAATATTCCTTCTTGCCACTTTCTACACCAAAGATGTTCACTTTGCCAAGATGGCTTCCTGTGGCGATGTatttagagtctggagagaAGGCAACCGTCCACGCGTCAACTAAAAAAGCAAgagaaagggagagaaggaggatATGAAACAGCTACGTCTGTTGTGTGTACCTTTGACGTAGATTCTATTTTAaatagtataaaaaaaaaaaacaatctgcatTTACGCATACATTATTTTTCCAGAGTATTTGTAGACAGTGAGTAGACAGGGAAATTGTGTGGAAAGAGTTGAGTGAGGGATTGCAGAAGGCATCAACGGGCCAGGATGCCTGACTGAGGCATACATGGGTCACGCACTTAACCCCCAATGCCACCATCGCTGACCCCACCTATTATATTCTTAATCCTCGGCTAATCAGGGTCTaagtgaaatacaaaactaaggCAACAATAACCTCCTCTAAACTCATCGTTACTTGTGAAACCCCGCCTACCTGGTCCAGCATCCATGGACTTGATCTGTTTTCCTGATTCCAGGTCCCACAGACGGATGTGTGCGTCGAGGGAACTGGAGGCAGCGATGGCTCCGTTGTGGCTGATGTCTACAGACACCACTCCCAGCTGGTGGCCCTCCAGAGTCCACTGCAGCTCCATCTTCTCATCTGACCTGCAGGAACAGTGAGACATGCACATTACTTTAGGCGTTATCCAAGTCAAATCAAAGGCAGGACATCTTTGGTTTATGAACTAGGTTTTAAATTGATTCCAACGTCAGCTACATTTGAGGATATGGAAGAAACAAATAGTTGAAAAAGCATCTGTTGCTGTATCTATTCCTTTAATTCTGTAGTCACATTTGTGATTTCAAAATAGGGGCATAGTTGTTAAGGACGAAATGTAAACGGAAAACTGGTGAGCTGTTTCATAAACAGCCACATTTGACAAAGCTGAACATTTATCCTTCACTCCTTTTCCCAGATCAATATTCATATTTCATATTTGAATACACCATTGATCCTATCCATGGGAgctggtcaggaatcctttggcttCTCTCTAAGTCATGTAGGGTTACCTTTAAGGAACATTTGCCAGTTCTGAGAAACCTCCCTTTACTGGTGGTACAACAATTTTACCAATGCTACTGCCATCCACCAGAACAATAACACACAAATCACACCTCTGGAAATCTAAGTGAAAATTAAGTCAAGAAGGAAGCGATTATTACTCTTAGTGCTGGAAACAAAGAAATTCGCACCATTTCCAGACTTTGACCATATCATCCAGTGAACCGGTGATGATGGTTTCTGAGCCATCTGCTTCACTTTTGCCCCATGCCGCTGTCCAAATGGCATCGTCATGAGCTGACAGGAAACaaggatgagaaaaaaaaaatgaactcaaGCTCAAACCAAGACTGCTGATCAGAATAAACAAACTCAGGAGTTTTCACTCACATCATTTCACTTTTCTACAGCCACAAACACAACCATACAACAACATATGCTTTCCCTTTTGACTGGATCATCAGCTAAATAATCACACAGAGACAGATTTGGACTcttataattaaattattttaaggtCAAGACTGTGATCTGTGTCTCCAAGCACATAATTATCTACAATAATTCGTTTGTAACAAGAAAACAACATTATCACATAATTTAATATATGACATGTTCATTTGCTGTGCAGGGGTGGGCAACTCCAATCCTCGAGGGTGGTGTGCTGCAACTTTTACATGGccccctggtccaacacacctgaagtCAGGTTCTGCACAGGCCTGGTAATCAGCCATACATTTGATGCAGGTGTGTTGAACCAAGGACATCTGGAAGTTGCAGGACACCTTGGACTGTACAGCTGTACAGGCACGTCCCTGTGGTCCAACATAAAACCAGATTGCAGTGGATGATGCTTCTTTGCATtgatctggttttttttttttttataactccTGTTCTGCAAAGTTGCAGAAACAGTGGTGGTGTTTATGATCAGTGTTACTCACCATGTTCTTGCTTGAACAGAATGCTGTACTGAAAtcaaagcacaaaaacaaagtaaaaccttTGCCCGAACATCACCACGCAGAACATGAAGCTATACGAAGGTATTCAGTACCTGTGTACTCATTGCTTTTGGTCCTGGAAGTACTTCACCCTGTGTTCAAAGTGATGTAGGTTTTACTGGAATGTTTAGTAAAAACGGCCATTTTAAAATTTACAGAGCTGatgtggaaaacagctttttttatttagtttttgccCTGATCATTTAGAAAAGAAACGAACGTAGTAGCTAATGCAGGCTAGTACTTTGTAGCATTTTGGCGTTGCAACAAAATGCGGCTAGCTGCGTCAAAACACTATGAGCTCGCTCGTACCGGAAGCGACGTTGCAGGTATATACACAAGGTCGTTATGACGAGAAGTGCTCACTTACCTTCAAAATCCCAACTGATTTATTAGAAATTTGGACAAACTGATTTACATGTGAACCTCCATGACAACACTTGATGTAACTTCCGCCCCTTGGACTTCCTTGGCTTTTTGTTAATGGGGTTAGAGAAACGTCTAAAGAGCCTCACTATCGCCACCACGGTTGCGGTGGAGTTAGGTATTACAGGACAGTAATGCTTGTTTGCAATGAACCTAATATGTATTTCTGCACCTGTATCCGTCTATCTAAAGATACTAAAAATAGGCATCACAAAAACAGATGGCAGTAATATGttgcaaatgaaaacatataTGGTATTTATGATCATAAAATCAGCccccaaacaacaacaaaactttGTTCAGTGAGTACATAATCATgattaaataataatagtaataatacaCTTAATGTTTCAGTACAGGTTATATTTAATTAATGTGCATCACATTTACTCACTTGttcttgaaaaaaaatcaagaaaagcgaattttttaaatgcattgattaaattcaattaaattcagagGCTAGCAAAAGGAATTACAAAGcgttgaaccttttcacataaaaatcaattttttatgtattttaatggaattttatgtgatagaccaatactaAATAgcatataataataatgaaatggaagaaaaataatgcaaGGCTTTCAAAATGATTCACAAAAAGTTTAATGAACTTCACAGAATTTTGGGTTGGACCAAGTCTTTGCAGTTATCATCAAGTCTTTtgggatatgtctctaccagctttggacatctaGAGTCTGACATGTTTACCCaatatttgcaaaatagccaatgctctgtttgtttttcaagtCAAGGCAGAGATTATCAGTTGGATTGAAGTcaggactttaactgggccatttaattcaattcagttttatttatattgcgccaattcacaacacatgttgtctcaaggtacttcacaacagtcaggtacatacattccaattaatcctaaccattgaacattgcagtcagagttagttatttattcaaattggataaaacgtttttctgtctaaggaaacccagcagattgcatccagtcagtgacttgcgaccattctaacacatgatctAAACCGTGCCATTTTAGCTCTGGCCAGTCAATATCCTGCAGTGTTTTTCACTTTGGTTAAGAAGTTTGTTTTGCTCTCATTTGACTACAGCATGTTCTACGTCTGTTGcatcccctacatggctttagCTGTGCTACATTcctttcacagcactgtaagaTAGTCTTTTATTAAAGTCTTTTGTCTTGTTGACCATAAGAGTGCATAAGAGAGCGTAGTGGAAAGTAGTTTTAGGTGTTTGGCATCAATGCCAAAATAGCTGCAAATCCAAAGAGGAAAGTTGTTGTAAAACTGTGAAATCACTGTTGTATAAACAATAATACAAGGTGAGAATTTAATAGGCTCATTATTCTGAGCAGAATTATATTATAACACCCAGtgcatttaaatgaaataaagggAAATCTACAtgtcattaataaaatattaacatgaTTCTTTGGGCAATTTGGGAGCTAATCGGAGAAAATAGACGTTCTATTTATATCTCACAAATAGCAAAaagatttggatttttttatgaAGACCCTAAAAGCGCGTTTGTTTTAACTATAATGATACTGCAGCTGCATTTAGTTAACTAGAAGAAATTTCCAGCAGAAGCAGAGTCAGTATGAATGGCCCTCCACCGTGACTGACTGAGGTTTGAGTGGACAGTAAGGAGACAGAAAAGGCCCACCAACGGTGGAGTACTTTCAATGGGAAAGAATAACTGAGAACACAGTATGTGCATTTTTCTTTGGGCagaggtctgcaacctgcagctaCAGATTCACTGTATCTCATAATTACTTTATCCAATAAATACTAAAGAACTGAGAAGTGTTTTCAGTTGTAAGGGTAATTAAGAAATTGTAGCATAAGCAGTTTTTCAAAGATGTTTTCATGCAATATTTGcataacttttccacatataataataataaatagtcaaatacttttttcaatgagatcaattttttttttttttttttgtcaataggTTGCATACTACCTGCATTTTGACCTAATTttctataaaaatgtaaagttcTATTGAAGAAAATGTATTAGACCTATTCCAAATTTTAATTGTGCTGGCCAGTCAAGtctctccacaccaaactttatacacctgcagccatgaaaGTGACTGGAACACGGTAATTCaatgatttggtggtgtgacccaatactgttggcaatatagtgtattataaaaataagttgttttgttttaagtaAATATCTGTAGCTGGACCAAACAAAACAGCTCTTAACCACCGGATAAATTTAGCTGAATGGCATCCAAGAGAGGCAAGGGGATCTCAACTACAGGGGTTGAGCTAATTGAAGGCAACACTGAAGATGTCCAGGGCAGTGACTTTACATTGGTTCAAGCAACCATGAAGCGGTCACTAGGAAGTCAGCCAAAACTAGTAACCACCAGGGAGTATGAAGGGCCTGAAGAGCCAGCTGAATAGTAAGAACAAAGTCCAAGCCATAAATACATACGCTCTGTCAGCCATTCAGATACCCTGCTTGTATGAAGGGAGGAGACTAAAGCCAATGAAACCTcatcacaatgcaaaatgggTTGGCACAAAGTCCAGCAGCCTGAAACTGCACATAAAGCAAATTAATGGAGTCTGAGAACTAGTCAAAGCTACCATTCAGAATAAAACAGCTCTTGGAGAACATCAAAAAGATGGCATCTGGTCATAAACTGCTAGGTGGAGGTCTTGAGGTCTTATGGCAGCACAGAACAGACACTCAGCATGATATCTATAGCAGACAGGGTCCACCACAACAGACAGAATCCAAAATCCTGAGGTGCGAAGTTGATTAATAAACATGGTTTAGCTTTTAAAGTTTGCCTGATGTTCTTTTTAGGCCACTCATTTACTATGATCTTTGACTTTGACCAAATAGCTACTTTTTCCTTTGTGTGGGTCTTTAGAGATATGAAGTATTTGCCAGAAGACAAAAAGACTATCATCCACATCAGGAAGACTAGCAATCCAACACTATGAACATAGCGCCCTCTTCGGAAACGTaggaaaaaaagctttaaaataaaatgcagtagCATAT
Coding sequences within:
- the wdr61 gene encoding WD repeat-containing protein 61, whose amino-acid sequence is MSTQYSILFKQEHAHDDAIWTAAWGKSEADGSETIITGSLDDMVKVWKWSDEKMELQWTLEGHQLGVVSVDISHNGAIAASSSLDAHIRLWDLESGKQIKSMDAGPVDAWTVAFSPDSKYIATGSHLGKVNIFGVESGKKEYSLDTRGKFILSIAYSPDGKYLASGAIDGIINIFDIATGKLLHTLEGHAMPIRSLTFSPDSQLLVTASDDGYIKIYDVQHANLAGTLSGHGSWVLNVAFSPDHTHFVSSSSDKSVKVWDASSRACINTFFDHQDQVWCVKYNSNGSKIVSAGDDRAIHIYDCPL